In the Cetobacterium sp. ZOR0034 genome, one interval contains:
- a CDS encoding lysophospholipid acyltransferase family protein, whose translation MENNKYKKYGLMLYYLLRIISKTMKIEVIKSPKLIDGEGYVCGFWHNKLVGASLGLLNFSEKKAVLASPSKDGELISVPLEKMGFTMVRGSSGKDSIKSVLKLIKLVKAGYSAGTPLDGPKGPIYEVKPGMLYLAQKSGKALVPVGVAFNNKWIFEKAWDKFQMPKPFSKMVCVIGEPIFIPSDANLDDYLELVKTTLFEMDKIAEQKLNTKN comes from the coding sequence ATGGAAAATAACAAATATAAAAAATATGGTTTAATGCTTTACTACCTACTAAGAATTATTTCTAAAACAATGAAAATAGAGGTTATTAAAAGTCCTAAACTTATAGATGGTGAAGGGTATGTTTGTGGATTCTGGCACAATAAACTTGTTGGTGCATCTTTAGGTCTCCTAAACTTCTCAGAAAAAAAAGCCGTTTTAGCAAGTCCTTCTAAAGATGGAGAGCTAATCTCTGTTCCTTTAGAAAAAATGGGCTTCACTATGGTTAGAGGGTCTTCTGGTAAAGACTCGATAAAATCTGTTTTAAAACTTATCAAACTTGTTAAAGCTGGATATAGTGCTGGAACTCCTTTAGATGGACCAAAAGGACCTATCTACGAAGTTAAGCCTGGAATGCTTTACCTTGCTCAAAAATCTGGAAAAGCTCTCGTACCTGTTGGAGTTGCTTTTAACAATAAATGGATTTTTGAAAAAGCTTGGGATAAATTCCAAATGCCAAAACCATTTTCTAAAATGGTTTGTGTAATTGGTGAACCTATTTTTATTCCAAGTGATGCTAATCTAGATGACTATCTAGAATTAGTTAAAACTACATTATTCGAAATGGATAAAATAGCTGAACAAAAATTGAATACAAAAAACTAA
- a CDS encoding YbaB/EbfC family nucleoid-associated protein, producing the protein MVRKIKGQKTTGGNSQSDILRQAQAMQQQMLAVQDSLKEKEVEASVGGGAVVVRANGQKDIVSIKISEETIKDAVEDKEMLEDLVLSAVTEAMRQADELAEKEMSAVTGGINIPGLF; encoded by the coding sequence TTGGTTAGAAAAATAAAAGGACAAAAAACTACTGGAGGAAACTCTCAATCTGATATTTTAAGACAAGCTCAAGCTATGCAACAACAAATGCTTGCTGTTCAAGATTCATTAAAAGAGAAAGAAGTTGAGGCTTCTGTTGGTGGTGGAGCTGTTGTAGTTAGAGCTAACGGACAAAAAGATATCGTTTCTATAAAAATATCTGAAGAGACTATAAAAGATGCTGTTGAAGATAAAGAGATGTTAGAAGATTTAGTTCTTTCTGCTGTTACTGAAGCTATGAGACAAGCTGATGAGTTAGCTGAAAAAGAGATGTCTGCTGTTACTGGTGGAATCAACATCCCTGGATTATTCTAA